One Thermosipho atlanticus DSM 15807 DNA window includes the following coding sequences:
- a CDS encoding NAD(P)/FAD-dependent oxidoreductase — MKIDFDVVVIGAGPAGLSAAYVLAKNGIKVAVVEKGEYPGSKNVMGGVLYVNPLKEMIPDVVEKLKKSNAVERNVIEQNMWILGDTGVVKVGHRNVKWKEEPNAFTVLRANFDRWFAEEAKSVGALIIPKTKVDDFIRNEKDEIIGVKTSRPKGDIYCKAVIIAEGVNPILTLKAGLRKEDLKPNMAAIAVKELINVPEDVVNKMFGVDSDQGSTIEILGSWSEGMFGMAFLYSNKSSISIGAGVLIEDIIKSKIKPYQFLENLKNHPVISDILGEFKNNTMEYMAHLIPEGGYYAMPKIYGNRVLVCGDSAMLVNSIHREGSNHAITSGRLAAETLIEAFEKGDLSETTLKSYYEKLNDSFILKDLKKYKDLMPIMEKNRHFINLYPKLVNKVATRFLQVDGTPKKKIEKEIVQMILKERGICGITFDILRLLRAVR; from the coding sequence ATGAAGATAGATTTTGATGTTGTCGTGATAGGAGCAGGTCCTGCTGGCCTTTCTGCTGCTTATGTTTTAGCTAAAAATGGTATAAAAGTTGCAGTTGTAGAAAAGGGAGAATATCCAGGTTCTAAAAATGTAATGGGAGGTGTTTTGTACGTTAATCCTTTAAAAGAAATGATTCCTGACGTGGTAGAAAAATTAAAGAAATCGAATGCAGTTGAAAGGAATGTTATAGAGCAAAACATGTGGATTTTGGGCGATACCGGTGTAGTAAAAGTCGGTCATAGAAATGTAAAATGGAAAGAAGAACCCAATGCGTTTACTGTTTTGAGGGCAAATTTCGATAGATGGTTTGCAGAAGAGGCTAAATCAGTAGGTGCGTTAATAATTCCAAAAACAAAAGTGGATGATTTTATAAGGAATGAAAAAGATGAGATTATTGGTGTTAAAACTTCAAGACCGAAAGGGGATATTTATTGTAAAGCTGTTATTATAGCAGAAGGAGTAAATCCAATATTAACTTTGAAGGCAGGTTTAAGAAAAGAAGATTTGAAACCAAATATGGCTGCTATTGCGGTAAAGGAATTAATAAATGTACCCGAAGATGTCGTGAATAAAATGTTTGGTGTAGATAGTGATCAGGGTAGTACTATTGAGATTCTGGGAAGTTGGTCAGAGGGAATGTTTGGTATGGCATTTTTGTATTCAAACAAATCTTCAATTTCAATTGGCGCTGGAGTACTAATTGAAGATATTATTAAAAGTAAAATCAAGCCTTATCAATTTCTTGAGAATTTGAAAAACCACCCAGTTATATCGGATATATTAGGTGAGTTTAAAAATAATACGATGGAATATATGGCACATTTGATTCCTGAAGGTGGATATTATGCCATGCCAAAAATCTATGGTAATAGAGTTCTTGTTTGTGGAGATTCTGCAATGCTTGTGAATTCAATACACAGGGAAGGTTCAAATCATGCTATTACGTCTGGTCGATTAGCAGCCGAAACATTAATTGAAGCATTTGAAAAAGGCGATTTATCTGAGACAACTTTAAAAAGTTATTATGAAAAATTAAATGATTCATTTATATTAAAAGATTTGAAAAAATACAAAGATTTAATGCCAATTATGGAAAAAAACAGACACTTTATTAACCTTTATCCAAAACTTGTAAATAAGGTAGCTACAAGATTTTTACAAGTTGATGGGACTCCAAAGAAAAAAATTGAAAAAGAAATTGTTCAAATGATTTTAAAAGAAAGAGGGATTTGCGGAATAACGTTTGATATTTTAAGATTGTTGAGAGCTGTGAGGTGA
- a CDS encoding ferredoxin family protein, whose product MPRIEDKLFLNRYRTDEKNAHLKIKDPKICAEKCIDKPCTYFCPADVYEWDGEKIDVKFEGCLECGTCRIGCPFNNIEWKYPKGNYGILYKFG is encoded by the coding sequence ATGCCCAGGATTGAAGATAAATTATTTTTAAATAGGTATAGAACGGATGAAAAAAATGCTCATTTAAAAATAAAAGATCCAAAAATTTGTGCAGAAAAATGTATAGATAAACCATGCACTTATTTTTGCCCAGCAGATGTATATGAATGGGATGGAGAAAAAATTGATGTAAAATTCGAAGGATGTTTAGAATGCGGAACTTGTAGAATAGGATGTCCATTTAATAATATAGAGTGGAAGTATCCAAAGGGTAACTATGGTATTTTATACAAATTTGGATGA
- a CDS encoding polyprenyl synthetase family protein → MTKINSQIQSYSEKLERDLSRVRQEIRNILKEALPESVFKSLPLSGKMLRVKLAIMIFRKFFEELKEEHVKSLVALELVHLASLLHDDVIDHSTLRRGKDTINVLFGETAAVAIGDIVLVLAFELVEEIGLEKLRKAFLKVIKMMSIGEMLEQFNKGKPISKETYFEIINGKSGSLFGLSTFIPSIFKGDHGEEFYEMGKRLGQYYQIADDVLDFEDPKKVGKSTMLDIKNGIISYPVILAFEKEPSLIEAYEKNEWKVVYNFILKNKILEQARHELKLMIFDFVKTYPWLKEYVMSVFRQYFK, encoded by the coding sequence TTGACAAAAATAAACAGCCAAATCCAAAGTTACTCTGAAAAGTTAGAAAGAGATTTGAGTCGTGTCCGGCAAGAAATTAGAAATATATTGAAAGAAGCGTTACCGGAAAGTGTTTTTAAATCATTACCTCTTTCCGGTAAGATGCTTAGAGTAAAATTAGCAATTATGATCTTTAGAAAATTTTTCGAAGAGTTGAAAGAAGAACATGTAAAAAGTTTAGTAGCCTTAGAGCTTGTTCATTTGGCATCGTTGTTACACGATGACGTAATTGATCACTCTACACTAAGAAGGGGAAAAGATACTATAAATGTATTGTTTGGAGAAACTGCAGCAGTAGCTATTGGTGATATAGTACTAGTTTTGGCCTTTGAACTTGTAGAAGAAATAGGACTTGAAAAATTAAGAAAAGCTTTCTTGAAAGTTATTAAAATGATGTCAATTGGAGAAATGTTAGAGCAGTTTAATAAAGGAAAACCAATTTCTAAAGAAACTTATTTTGAAATTATAAATGGGAAAAGTGGTAGTTTATTTGGGTTATCAACTTTTATACCTTCTATTTTTAAAGGAGATCACGGGGAAGAGTTTTATGAAATGGGTAAAAGGTTAGGGCAGTATTACCAAATAGCAGATGATGTTTTGGATTTTGAGGATCCAAAAAAAGTTGGAAAATCTACTATGCTTGATATAAAAAATGGGATAATTTCTTATCCTGTTATTTTAGCCTTTGAAAAAGAACCGTCATTAATTGAGGCCTATGAGAAAAATGAATGGAAAGTAGTGTATAACTTTATATTAAAAAATAAAATTTTGGAACAGGCTAGACATGAATTAAAATTAATGATTTTTGACTTTGTAAAAACGTATCCTTGGTTAAAAGAGTATGTTATGAGTGTTTTTAGACAGTATTTTAAATAA
- a CDS encoding DUF981 family protein — protein sequence MFVDYLTLFMGDIVAGFALLLFFVWSGMEIEKSKSFAPAFGAVGLIGVISGLHMVLTWPLPGVHNIVFGEAFVLYGFVFLAAAYALAKGWDLMPVTIFALTAGAYAVILSGVILGYGITRNPTETFLAYLGAGLTGILSPIVWKFRNNKVVKTLAIILLILTLLAWFITMYGSLTGHTNPEGSFGKWLPPSMKK from the coding sequence ATGTTTGTAGATTATTTAACACTTTTTATGGGAGATATTGTTGCTGGTTTTGCTTTGTTGTTATTCTTTGTATGGTCTGGTATGGAAATTGAAAAAAGCAAATCATTCGCTCCAGCATTTGGTGCTGTTGGTCTTATCGGTGTAATTTCTGGTTTGCATATGGTTTTAACTTGGCCACTTCCAGGAGTACATAACATTGTATTTGGTGAAGCGTTTGTATTATATGGTTTTGTATTTTTAGCCGCGGCATATGCACTTGCAAAAGGTTGGGATTTAATGCCGGTTACAATTTTTGCACTTACTGCGGGAGCATATGCTGTAATTTTATCTGGAGTTATTCTAGGATATGGCATTACAAGAAATCCAACAGAAACATTTCTAGCATATTTAGGAGCCGGATTAACAGGTATTCTCAGCCCCATTGTGTGGAAATTTAGAAACAATAAAGTTGTAAAAACATTGGCAATTATATTACTAATATTAACACTCTTAGCTTGGTTTATTACAATGTATGGTTCATTGACTGGGCATACTAATCCTGAAGGAAGTTTCGGGAAATGGCTTCCACCTTCTATGAAAAAATAG